AGTCACTTAAATCTTACATCGAGGACCTAATCGCCAATTTGAACAGCTACAACCGCCAACCACCGCCATCGGGACAGACCACCACCTCCGAAACCGGCACCGACCACCAACTTTGGCCTCCGCCGCCACCTATTTGACCAGCTACacataaaaaaaaaacatttcCATTAAAACATCAATCAAACTGAATAGAACTCAATTTGTCTTATGTCTCAAATCTCCCTTTCAGTTTCTTCTTTTGTCCGCTCGGGAATGGCAGACATAGTGAAAGATTTAGCGAAACCGATCTAATTAGCTGACCAGGTAACAAAAGCAGCTGACGAAGCTAGTTCATTCAAACAAGAGTGTTTCGAACTCAAATCCAAAGTGTACCCAATTAATAATAGAAGAAGGTGGGGTCGGTCCTTTGCTGAAATTAGTCGAAGAAAGTAAAACGGAAGGACAGGAGAACGCGGCGAGGGCAATCGAGTTACTGAGTCGGGACCCGGAAAGTGTAGAGCATATGACCCATGTCGGTGTTGCTCGGTGTTTGCGAAGATCCTCGAAGAAGGTCCGATGAAAGTTCAGGCAGATGTGGCTTGGGCTGTCTCCGAACTTGTCGCGAATTATCCAAAATGCCagatatttttaattaattaaataggTTTATTATCGAGTTTTAATGATAAATAATGGAAGAGCATGGCGGGAAATTGATGATTATGGTGGAGATTGGAGAAGATGGTAAAGGAGAGAGATGGAAGAAATCGGGTTTCGTGAAGTCTTTTGAAGAAGACGATGCTTGAGGGGATAATCGGTTCAATCAGATGCTTTGTGGGTTAAATCTGTTTAATTAAGGGTTCAAATTGGTTTAATCCAAGTTGTTTCAATTAATCGGTTCGTGTTTGTGGACTAGACGATCACGTGGACAAAAAAACCCGATAATTAGTAAAAATTTTGCCACATAAATTGTCATATCAATAATATTAACGGAAAATTAACGTAAAAAACTTGGTGATTATATTCGACAGAAATTTAAAAATCCGATAATTAATAAGTAAAATTTAGGAAGCTGTCTGTTAATCTAAATAAAGTTCAGAAAACCGCGAGAGCATGAAGCAATTTCGAAATAAATGGATGATGAAAGCATAgatgatgatcataataataataataataataataaatgattaaGTACTCTTACTTATTTAATAATAGATATGATTTTGATTGTTTACATCAATAAATCTAAAATAAATCGACATTTATTTAAAAATTGAGGGGTATAATgtaattaagctaatattattattattagagtaaaATAAAAATGAAGCTaacattttattacgaagttataaTTCATTTTGTGATGGACATATATTAAAGAAATTGCACTTTTGTGTGTTGTATGTTGTGTATTCAAATTTTTGTATAATTCGTCTCGGTTTTGTACTTCAATCCCTAATTTGAATGATTAAATTTTTATTTGAAGATTGTCGCTAATTTATACAATTAGATTCGACCACAAATTATCTTAATTAATAATGTTCCTACatttataaaaaatttaaaaaagagAGAGAAAACAAGAAATTGAGCTCTCAGATCAGGTCATTTTAATATAGAACTTTGAAAATAAATCTTCACTAAGAAGAAAATACTACTATCTCTATAAAATTTACGGTATGTCACTCGTTTGGTTGAAATTAAAATATTTCTAAatttctctataaaaaaaaaaaaaaaaaaaaactcaggcTTTCACTGAAGGGATGAATCAGAGGAAAAGATAACAGTCAGAGTACAAGTCAAACGGTGTCAATAAAATGGAAACTGAGATGACGTGTATATATATAGTCATGTAGGATTACCGAATCAGGCTGTTATCGGCGTTTGCTGACGTCACAAATGGTAATCTAAAAAAGTTTCGATATATGATTAATCGTTTTGCTTGTTAAACAAACTATCAGTATTTTAACGTACAAAGTCATAATCCAGTGATCATATGTATGTCATATGCTATatattctgacgagtcgccgtcaAGTGACTCCGTTTATGATGGAATACGCACGGTTTATGTACAGTGGTCGTCAAACTGGTTGACGGATAATCTGCTACTACCAATAAAACATGACGTAAGCATGTGATCATATACATTTGTAGTACTATGCTTACTTATTTGTTTGAATTGTAATTAGTCAGTTCAACCTCGATGTTTACGCATGTAATTAATAAGATGTGGTATGTTATTGAGATTCTATCGCGTGAAACGTTGGAGACATGATTTTTGAACTCGTCAAAAGGTAGATTTATCGAATTCATcgatttaaaaattataaaaattataaccGTTTATTGTTAAACTGATGGGCTCGTTGAGTCTGATTTTGAGTAAGTTTGTTTATCATTATCGAACGAAGTCATGTTTTTTTAACTCATTGAATTCATTGTGAGCAAAATTTCACCAATCTATTTAAAGTTTGATATTTGTTTGCCTCATGGGATTAATGACTACCTTGTTCTCTACTTGTACGTGGTTCAAAGctgtttgggttttttttttttttttaattattatttttgctTTCTTCTTTTATTCATGGGCTTTTAGAATCTTATTGAGCCCAACCGATTTTCACAAGCCCATACTCTAAATGGACATGTAAATGGGCCCAAAAACTATTTGCCAAATGGGCCCACAAACTAGGCGTTGTCATTTTGTTTTTGTAAGTGTTCGTCTTCAACCTAGTAATCTAGGAGATAATTGAAATCATATATATCATTCGTTATGTTTTCTAATTTCTATGTAGAGCTTATGAACCAGAAATTTCTTGTTTTAATTCATAAACCATAATAATCCAAAAAAGAAGTTTTTAAATTCAAAGAAGCAAAACAAAATTGTTAATAATCCGAAAAAAGTAAAATAAAGTCTTTTCAAGTTTGCATTTTCATTCTAAACCAATTTCATTTAAATTAATGGAAAAGAGATGCAAATCTTTTTTCCATTAATTAATTTACTTGGATGCTTTTTTGCTTTTTGCTAGGGTCTTGGCTGCTACCTTTCTTGCCCTTTCTACTTCATCATCGATGGATATCTGTACATTGCGACATGCAGACGTACAAAATCCACGAAAATATCTGTACAATATTCATAAAAATATACGAACTTCCATTAATATTACATATGCATTCTAACATTAGTAAAAGATACACCCACAAAAGGACACCTAAATAAATAAAAAGGTAATTTATTGCAACATATACATTTTTGATTGAATAGAGTATCTATCAAACCCAAATTTGTTTCAGTTTGATTTAAGTTCAATGCGCCAAGTGCAAAGCAGTGTTCGGTCTAAACACTGGTTTGGCGAAAATTTGAAATTAAATTCGAAGTTCCATTCCACCCTATCTTTGCACTTCATGTGTGAATGTAATAAATTGACAGTGGTCCAGTGGTGCGATATTTACTCCTTCGAGAGGTTGGAGATTCGACTTAAGAGAGGAACGAATTTGGATAGTTTATTATATAATaggtatataaaaaatataaaataaataaaccgATAAATATTATGCTCTTTTGAatttttaactattataacattgaccttttttttttaaatataatatgacCCTTTTTTTTAAACATTATATTGACCTTAATAAATATTATTTCGAATACATAATTAATATTGTGAATGATAATTGGCGATAAATTCAAATTAAgagattttataatattttaaattatagtattttaaatttaaattaaacatATAAATTTTTTCTTTTAATATCCAAAACATTTTTTCCCAAAATAATTTTATACCAATAAAAGCATATGAAAAGATTCCCTTTTTTCAATTAAAGATTGCTTTCATTAAAAAAAATAGCATTTTTTCATAAAACAATTAAATTGCACATCAAATAATCATTTTTTccagaaaaataaatataaaataaaataaaataaaaaggcgaAACAAACAAACAAATTTCAATTGAGACCGTGTTCTAACCAAGATCTAGGCAAatgttaaaataaataaattaggCACATGTTAATGAATATTCAATATGTTTACATGAAATGTGACCTAATTATAGTGAGAACTTAAGCTAAATTGAAGGGAAAAAATGAACTGAATATGTAAAATTTACCACAAAACAGATCAAAATCAGATACATAATATATAGCATATCATCATTTTTACGGAATCATATACACATTATATGCATATTCATCAATTCAATATTAAACCAAATAGAATAGTATTGAGAGATGTAGAGAAACATACCCATACATGTACACATCCATGCTATTAGAGATCATCTTTTTACAAGTAAAGCACTGATCCAAGAAACTCCCCAACTCAATTGGAGGCAATTTGACATCCTTCTCCAAAGGAGTACCGACGGAGAAAACTGATCCATCAACTTTGCCGTCTTTCCCAACATCGGTCGTTTCTGAATTCTCCAATAGCTGAGACGAGAGGTTGGCATCCTCGGTTTTGTCGAGGATCGATAAGTTGATGTTACGAGAGAGATTGTTAGTTGACATATTTTTTTTAGATTTGATTTAGATTTTATGACAGACGAAATTGTGTTGTCAGAGAGTATTTCCGTATCTTGTGATGGTAGGGTTGTTTATATATGGAAGAAAATGGCCCCACCATATTTTCAATTACTCGCAAAGTCGCGAATAGTTCCTTATCATATCCTCATTTACTCGCGAGTCGCTATTAGTTCTTTACAACATACGCGGCCCACATTAAGAATATTTCGTAAAGTTCAATGAAATGAGATCATAATAGAATGATTGGATGTTTAGTGGGGAAATGTGGCTTGATTCTATAAAAATGATGGATATCTAGTTACTCCATATGATAAATAAACTGAGTTTAGATCAACAATcagattatatatatgtatgtataaaattTACCAATTCAAGAAGTTATAAACCGGATATACTACTAGGTAACCTCTCTCACAAACAAATATAAACTCTTGGAGAGATTGCATCATCTCTAATGGATTCCTTGGGTCGGGCAGAAGAAGCAACGTCACTCGATCATTATCAAACTCCCgatatagcagtaaaagcaagaCGTGTAGGCGTATTTTATTCATATTTATATCAAAATTTACCCATCCTTCTCTCCGAAGTCCTAACCTTCTCTCTTTCTATTTTATCATCCTCACGTTTTCAACTTCTAACACTGTTTCAGTGAGTTCTCACTTGCCCATGTATTTTCAGCATCTCTTCTTTGCTTTCTTTCTTAATTTGCATACAAAACATGTTTTTATGAGAGACACAGAATACGGCGTCGGACAAGGTCACACGATTGGATTTGCTCTGATCGTGGGATAATGTAGGCACGAGAAAtcgagatttattattaaaacatgggaCATTCCGTTCCATTTTCATCAAACTTAGACAAAATTCAGATATAATTCAGCGTAATTCTCCTTCTACTACTTTACAATAATTAAACTAATGCAAGATGTTAAAAGTCTCAACCCAAGTCACAAAATTCAACTTGAACAGTACTAGGTACAAGCTTTGATCAAGAGTAACAGAAtaacagttaaatatcgttatttgTATATGATCCGATCAATAGAACTCAGATGCATTGCAAAGTTTGCTTACTGACTAATGATTCTGCAAACATACAGCTCAAATCTCAGGCATACCCTTTCCAGTTTTAGCATCGTATGTTCTCTCAAGCACATCCTCCATTGGAGTATCCTTAGGGCCAGCTGCAAAAATACaaaaatgaatataaaaattcgaacTTTCAAGTTAATTTTTATAGAGCACAGAATAATTTAAGGTTTAGAAATAGTCTATTACCAACTGTAGGTCTTGGTGTTGTTCTTATCTTTAAGATCTCGGGACGAGGGATTATAGAACCAGATGCACCTATACCTCTTGCTACCCTAACTTTTGTTCCATCTTCAAGATATTTAATTCCTACTTTGCAAGGCTTCCTGAAATCAATTAGAGTAAAATAAATGGAAGTTGCTGAGAATTGAAGTGAAGAAGTTAAAAACATTCAAGTTTACCCTGTGGCAGGGTCAActacttgaacatttgaaacgtgAAGTGGGGCTTCGACGGAGAAGATCCCGCCTTCATGACCTTGACCTTGTTTTATATGCTTCTTCACCTGCAAAGATGAATGAAATCATGTTTAAAAGCTAAGAAACACAAAGATTAACTAGAAATCGGCACAATTTTAACTTTCAAAGCATTCAAATGATGTTAGCATCATAGTTTCCAACAGGAAAATGGCCGAAGGAAAAATGAAGTTACACCTATGATCCAATCCAACTATTGTATAAGCAATGAGAGCTCATAATATCAGATATGTTATCGTTTACTTCTGTGCATTCTGTATTTCTTGATGTGTGTCTATCTATAGAAATCTCAAAAAGGGTCGACGAGTGATATTAAAACTACGCTACACCAAAGAAATACGTAATTTACAAAGATCAGCACTGCTCACCAGATTTTTCCCCTCAACAATAACACGATTTTGAGAGCGAACGACTCTCTTAACGGTACCTGTCTCGCCCTTATCCTTGCCCCTTATTATCATCACCTGTGAAGTATATAGAGAGACAAAACCAGAATGTAAAAAATATTTCCAAAGTTCAATAGAAACACGATGggaaaatgaaaaaaaatataatCTTCTACAATCCCATTATTACGTTATCTCCCCTGAGAATCTTCCAATGCCTAATGAGTTTCTCAGCTGCCTTCCAACCCATTTCAAACTGATGAAGAAACCAGACTTCCACGGATTTTCCTGGAGTTGTCATGGCCAGCAAGCATTGCATCGGTTAGTCAAAATCAAACCGAACGATTAAAGAATAGCAATCTCTTGAGCAAATCATAATTTAGAAAAGAGCCAAAGCATCACAGACATGACACAAGAAACACACTTTGAATCTTTTCTTCATTGCTACTCGACGAATGAATTCGAGTCGAAAGCAAAATCAATAATGGTTAAGAAAATTAGTAAAAGCTCACTGCAACTCATAAAACACCCAAGTttccatttttactaaaattaacaCCTAAATTTGATCCTATCGATGGATTTCAAATACAAATTCAACATTCTATTGAAGAAAAAAGCAAAAATCATGATTATTAATCTTAAAAAAAAGGGATTTTTAAACatgattataaataatatatattcaaCATTGCAAGAGATAAAATcactttgagagagagagagagagtgatggaGAAGAATACCTTCAAATAAGTGTGTCAATGGCGAAATTGCAGAGATTTGGTTACAGGCTTATACCCTACTaagaagaagaaaacgaaaaaagggAAGAGAAGAGAGTGCCATCATGGGCTGAGCTTTATATCTTTAATGGGCCTAGTTATGTGCCTTATTACTCTTGGGCTCTTGGCTAAACTCTGCGTTTTGAACCtcgatgacaatggatcggataagACCGGATAATGGCTCGATTGGAATTCGATCTGCAATTTTTTAGAAAAAATATTATCCGATCCATGAATGTTCGTATTGACTATCCGTCCAATCAGCACAAAAAAAAAATCCGCTCTGATCCGAAATTTTAATATTATATCTATAATAATttgattaattaatttatatatttataaaaaatactACTAGATGACATATTTTTTACGCATACCAATATCATCAACTCTAATACATAAATTATCTTTACTTTACAATTCTATCCTCTCTTTCCTTATTCAATTATTAATTATGTGAGGGAAGATAATGAATGGAGGGGTAAAAAGGtaaaaaatacatttatattttaaaaacgccATCTATTTAAAGACAAAAAATATCTCCAAAAACGTCATCTATTTATACACGGAAGGAGTACTATTTTTATATGTTTAATTACATCAGTTCGGATCGGATGGAGTCAATATCTATAGTCAAGCCAATCCACGTACTCGATCTGTATCTTGTTCTGATCCAGATAATATATCCGAAATCCAGGACGAGCAGAACGAGCTATATGAATTCAGAACCAGTTTAAACCAAATTAATGACGTGAGGAATCAAATGATGCAGTTTAAATTAAAAAAGCAATGGAATCACTGACCAAGGCCAATGCTATTGATTTATTTCATCATTACAAAGTTACATGTTTGTAAATGAGTAATACTCCTACTGATACATAGCTGCTCGTCGAAAATAGTTCATTAGTACTACTACTACTTTTTTGGAACTCAAATAGGAATTCGCATTACTAATCTCGAAAGGCTACATAGTTCAACGAGGATGGTAACGATTCCACGAATCTTATTTTATAAATAATCCCAGTCATCTTCTTTGTTGATAAACCTGCATGCCCTCTTGATCAAATCAAGTTCAATTTTTctgcaaaaaaaagaaaaaaaagaagaagaattttTTAACAATGACATTGCCGAAAACATTGATATAGTTGTTACTACCTTTGTCTTCCAACATATCGTTTTGACTTTCTAGATTCATTTAAAAATAGATGtatttagttattattactatataaatacatcaaattttgAATGAATCTAAAAAGGCATAACGCCATCTATTTGAAAACACAGGGAGTATTATATATTGGTATATTGATTAGGATTACGTACTGAGAGTTTCCTTAGAAGTGCATTCGGTGTCACACTTCATCTCACAGAGAGTGCTACCACTTCCCTCGCCTTTGCACTCGTTCTCGCAATTGTCGAAACAAGCCTTGTATTCTCCGTCTGCCTCGATCACTTGTACTGCTGCAAACACAACAATGCACATCACAAATATTGCCACAAGCTTGTTGGCCATCTTGCTAAATTTATGTTCTTTCTTTGGTTGATTGATTGAGAATTATAATCTATTAGCCAATCAATATATAAGGGAAGGTTTCTAACTTTGGATTTTGTTGAACCTAAATTTTCGTGTGAAATTTGTGGTTTTTGTTCTTTTTGTGACACCCCTCGCGATTTCCTTCTAAGGACGGGAGATCATTTTAGGGGCGTCAAGAGTTTCGTTTTTCATACTTATcgatttaacaaataaatctttattCGAATTTATATCCTccataaaatattaaaatataattaagTATTTTAGTTACATATaagtttataacaataataaaagcCAGGTTAAGTCTAAGACACACTTCGGCACAAGTGCCGCCCAGATAAGTTATTTAATGAAGATAATTATCATGCTCTGCTCGAGGCTGTGGAATATTCTACCTCGGTCTCCGAATGAGATCTTATGCTACTAGTCCTCACTGGTACTTCCCAACTATTCGTTACCTGTAAAAATTTTATTAAACGTTTATGAGATATAAAATCTCGTGAGTAGCCGTTAATTATATGAGGGTTTTTCCTTCCCTTATATATATTCTAAATTCTACCCacgataatatttgaaaatattatcatGTAATGCATTCACCAAAATCTTACCTGATCGACTAGGCGAGTCGATGATTTTTAATACTAAATAATTTTATATGTTTAAAATCAAAATCAACTTTCAATCAATTCAGACAATTATAAATAAGTTATTTATTTCTATTATATGGTAACCACTTTATCCCACTTACCTTTATCGGTAACCGATAAAGTCTAGTGTCCTTCGCTAGAACAGCTACCTTTCTACTCCTCAACCAGGCTCTGGTCAAGCTTCAGAACTACGGCCCGTAGCCCTCCGTAGCCCAGCGCCTGTCATGACAACCCTTCTAGGCATTCCGTAGAACCAACGTGGATTCCTATCGTGAGTTCCGTCGAACTCAGGAATCGATTTATGTATTTATCCGAGTTTCCCACATGTGGTTACATGTAATAGCAATTTATTATAAATCTTTACGGATATTTATCCACTTAATTTATTTAGAATTATTTCCGGATATTTCCTTCcaaattatatatatgattatttatcatATAGTTCATAATATTtttcccaatatatatatatatatataaatatcaatttatttcccaattcgtatatatatatatatatatataatacaaccaATCCTAGGtagctattatatatattatatatacaaacaATATGCATGAAATACATAATAAAAATATAAGCGCTTTCTATAATTAAAAGTCTACTCACAGTAATGAAGACCGATAATTGCTAATTGATATTAGCTACTTCTCCAATGTCGCCCGTAGTTTCGTTACCTAATAGACGATATATAAAAATCATTACTTTTTAATTTTAGAATAAATGCAATGTCTTGTTGTTTTACTTTAATTTGACTTGATCTTTAACTCATATTAGTGTTTACTACGAATTAAACCGTACACGTCACTCTCGTCGCAATAACTCTAAGTTACTTTTAAAacatttatttaattatattataaaatCAATTTTTTTCCTTAATCCAATTATTGAATTAAATACTTTTATACCATAAAAATATTTACGAAATTTGCACAATATTCCTAATCATTTAAAATAATATACTTTAATTTTTCCATAATTTTTTTAAACTGATTTACTACTccaaataatttttaaaataattaattacattaacaatatatcttttaatttttatttaacaaaaatCAAAATAAATTAAATCTGTTATCTATAAATTTCAATTTTCACATATTATGTTCAAAACAATATTTTTTACCTACTGTAAAAATTTGGTAGGTTCGGGTTGAGTAAAAATGATTTTATTAGGTTCGAAAGATAAAAATATCCTTTTTAGGGTTTCAATTTAGGTTCGGAATAACAATCAGATTCGGGATTGTGAAATGACCAGTATAGCCTTTGACTCAAAACAGACGCGTTGGTAAGTCTGTAGATTTTAAAAACACAGAGGGGTATATATTTTTCTTTAATATAGGCACGGATTAAAAGAATCAGACCGATCCGGTACTGATTGAAATAAACCGAATTGAACCGAAAGAACCGATTTTAAATATTGTGAAAAGACAATTTAACCTTTGACTTATATTTGACCGAAATAATACACGTTGACAGTTTTGTAAATAATTTAAAAATgaaagggtaatatagtcttttaACATAATGAACCGATTTTTATCTCCGGCTATATAAATGATTGAACCAAATCGATTCAATCATTATTCCTTCTTCTTCAACCTTGCGACAACGCTCTCTCTCTGTCGTCTTCTCTGTCGTTCGTCGTCTTCGGACAAAATTTTGGCCGTTTCCGGTAGTAATCAACACGAGGATCACGAATACAAGGTTAGTTTTCGACAATTCCTCTCCGTTCGTCTTTAAATTCGATTTTAGGGTTCGGATCAAATTTTTTAAAATGCCGAATTAAGCTATAATCTTCTACTATGTTATACTATGATCATTGGGTATTGTTTCTATGCTGAAAAGGAATCGATTTGAATGCAGGAGGTGGTCAGATTTTACCTTGGAATATTCTGGCCACCAGATTTTACCTTGGAATATTCTGGCCAACAGATTTCACCGCGGATCTTGCTCGGAATGGTTCGCCGGTGCCTCTAGACTCCTTTGATGCACGAACTCGGGACAGAATCGGTCGACTCAGTGACGACCGACACTCAACTCGGTCGTGACTCAGTGGCTTCCACTCGTCCGATCAATGTATCCTTCTTGTTCTGTGTTTATTAAGGCCTTGTCTTCAATATATGTTGATTTGGATTGATTATGGGCTAGTCGAATTTTTGGACAGTGAGTTTAGACGATTTTGTAAGTTTTGACAGTTATAATCTTCCGTAAGCTTGTTACGGAAGAACTTTGGACTGAAATTTTATTGTAATTGGAACTGTAAATAGACTGAATTGAATGATTGTTTTGGCTGTGATTGTTTGAAGAATGAGAATGAAATTTGGGTTACTGAGTTGTTGAATGTTTATATGTTACGGAGGATATGTAATGCTGTGATTGCATGCAATTATGAAGCCTACGGGAGGACTCAGCTTCCTCTATGATAAGTGTTGAAAATTCTGGCTTAATTAATAAGTCTAGTAGGAGAAAAAAATAAAATTCAACTCTTGTCTCCTTAGATTTGACATACATAAGATTTGATTTGTATGTTTTATTATTCATGGTTGAATTCATATTGTAAGTCATTGTATTTCTCTTGATATTTCGTTAcgagagaatttttttttttag
The sequence above is drawn from the Rutidosis leptorrhynchoides isolate AG116_Rl617_1_P2 unplaced genomic scaffold, CSIRO_AGI_Rlap_v1 contig498, whole genome shotgun sequence genome and encodes:
- the LOC139884056 gene encoding uncharacterized protein produces the protein MGWKAAEKLIRHWKILRGDNVMIIRGKDKGETGTVKRVVRSQNRVIVEGKNLVKKHIKQGQGHEGGIFSVEAPLHVSNVQVVDPATGKPCKVGIKYLEDGTKVRVARGIGASGSIIPRPEILKIRTTPRPTVAGPKDTPMEDVLERTYDAKTGKGMPEI